One genomic window of Bacillus mycoides includes the following:
- the moaA gene encoding GTP 3',8-cyclase MoaA, which produces MKSVTLDKLDRPLKDLRISVTDRCNFRCRYCMPEEIFGRDYSFLSNDKILSFDEIERITRIFVSLGVRKLRITGGEPLLRKELPELIQRLNEIDGVEDIGLTTNGSLLKKFAPDLYKAGLSRVTVSLDSLNEERFSYLNGNRSKVKTVLAGIQAAAEAGMKIKMNMVVQKGKNEQDIVQMAEYFKENKHILRFIEYMDVGNFNGWELGEVVSKQEIVEMIHKVMPLERIEANYPGEVATRYRYIGSDEEIGIISSVTDSFCSSCTRARISAEGKLYTCLFASKGNDLKELLRSGCTDEEIINVIRDIWNNRSDRYSDERLSDINKKTMPKIEMSHIGG; this is translated from the coding sequence ATGAAATCTGTTACATTAGACAAATTAGATCGTCCTTTAAAGGATTTACGTATTTCTGTTACTGATCGCTGTAATTTTCGCTGTCGATATTGTATGCCAGAAGAAATATTTGGTCGTGATTATTCTTTTTTGTCTAATGATAAAATTTTATCTTTTGATGAAATTGAAAGGATTACACGTATTTTCGTTTCTTTAGGTGTAAGAAAGTTACGCATTACTGGGGGAGAGCCTTTACTTCGAAAAGAGCTACCTGAACTCATACAGCGGTTAAACGAAATTGACGGGGTAGAGGATATTGGTTTAACGACAAATGGATCATTACTTAAAAAGTTTGCTCCTGATTTATATAAGGCGGGTTTATCTCGTGTGACAGTTAGTTTAGATTCTTTAAATGAAGAGCGATTCTCTTATTTAAATGGGAATAGAAGTAAAGTAAAAACGGTTCTTGCAGGAATACAGGCTGCAGCGGAAGCCGGAATGAAAATTAAAATGAACATGGTTGTCCAAAAAGGGAAAAATGAACAAGACATCGTTCAGATGGCAGAGTACTTTAAAGAGAATAAGCATATCCTTCGGTTCATTGAATATATGGATGTCGGAAATTTTAATGGCTGGGAATTAGGCGAAGTAGTTTCTAAGCAAGAAATAGTAGAGATGATTCATAAAGTTATGCCACTTGAACGTATTGAAGCGAACTATCCGGGTGAAGTTGCGACACGTTATCGGTATATCGGTAGTGATGAGGAAATAGGAATTATTTCATCTGTAACAGATTCGTTCTGTTCATCATGTACAAGAGCGCGTATTTCAGCAGAAGGAAAATTGTATACATGTTTGTTTGCTTCTAAAGGAAACGATTTAAAAGAATTACTTCGTTCTGGGTGTACGGATGAGGAGATTATTAATGTTATTCGTGATATTTGGAATAATCGTTCAGACCGTTATTCAGATGAACGACTAAGCGATATAAATAAAAAAACAATGCCGAAAATTGAAATGTCGCATATCGGCGGCTGA
- the moaC gene encoding cyclic pyranopterin monophosphate synthase MoaC: MSEFSHWNEEGRAKMVDISQKDSSTRTAVAESTISLSNELFEAIQSGGLKKGDPLQVAQVAGIMGAKKTADIIPMCHPILIQGTDFTFHYEKKTDGYELIIRATVKCSGKTGVEMEALTAVSIAALTFYDMCKAVDKTMVMKETYLVQKTGGKSGDFFHQVK, from the coding sequence ATGAGTGAATTTTCGCACTGGAATGAAGAGGGAAGAGCTAAAATGGTTGATATCTCTCAAAAGGATAGTTCAACACGCACAGCTGTTGCGGAAAGTACAATTTCTTTATCAAATGAACTATTTGAAGCAATTCAAAGTGGTGGGTTGAAAAAAGGAGACCCGCTTCAAGTAGCACAAGTTGCTGGCATAATGGGTGCTAAAAAAACAGCGGATATAATCCCGATGTGTCACCCGATATTAATCCAAGGAACAGACTTTACGTTCCATTATGAAAAGAAAACCGATGGCTATGAATTAATCATACGAGCGACAGTAAAATGTAGTGGGAAAACAGGGGTAGAAATGGAAGCATTAACTGCCGTATCAATCGCCGCCCTTACCTTTTACGATATGTGTAAAGCAGTTGATAAAACGATGGTCATGAAAGAAACATATTTAGTTCAAAAAACGGGTGGGAAAAGCGGAGACTTTTTTCATCAAGTAAAATAA
- a CDS encoding P-loop NTPase, which yields MMITHEQIMNALSHVEDPELHKSIVELNMVRNIQIDGTEVGLAVVLTIQGCPLKAKIQQDIEESLRNIGASKVSLTFGSMTPEERAALTASLKKEARTETGMPSMLRPDSGVRFITVTSGKGGVGKSTVTINLATALARMGKKVGILDADIYGFSIPAMMETNEKPTMIDQTAIPVVSHGVKIMSMGFFTEGNNPVMWRGPMLNKWIQNFLANTHWGELDYLLLDLPPGTGDVAIDVAAMIPQAKEIIVTTPHNVASFVASRVGVMAKHTKHDILGIVENMAYYEEQDGSRNYLFGKGGGEMLAEQLQTEVIAQIPFAKREENKGSCVYDEDSLVGEIFTSLAEDLIYNE from the coding sequence ATGATGATTACTCACGAACAGATTATGAACGCTTTAAGCCATGTAGAAGATCCAGAGTTACACAAAAGTATTGTGGAATTAAACATGGTAAGAAATATACAAATTGATGGTACGGAAGTTGGGCTAGCAGTAGTTTTAACAATTCAAGGTTGTCCGTTGAAAGCAAAAATTCAACAAGATATTGAAGAATCTCTTCGAAACATTGGGGCATCAAAAGTTTCTTTAACATTCGGATCGATGACACCGGAAGAAAGAGCAGCATTAACAGCGTCTTTAAAGAAAGAAGCTAGAACAGAAACGGGAATGCCTAGTATGCTTCGACCTGATTCAGGAGTACGTTTTATTACTGTAACGAGCGGAAAAGGAGGAGTTGGTAAATCAACTGTGACGATTAACCTTGCTACTGCGTTAGCACGTATGGGCAAAAAGGTTGGAATTTTAGATGCAGATATATACGGGTTCAGTATCCCTGCAATGATGGAAACGAATGAAAAGCCAACGATGATCGATCAAACAGCAATTCCGGTCGTTAGTCATGGTGTTAAAATTATGTCGATGGGATTCTTCACAGAAGGGAATAATCCCGTTATGTGGCGCGGACCGATGTTAAACAAATGGATTCAAAACTTCCTTGCGAACACGCACTGGGGAGAATTAGACTATCTTCTTCTAGATTTACCACCTGGAACAGGAGACGTTGCGATAGATGTTGCAGCAATGATCCCACAAGCGAAGGAAATTATCGTTACGACGCCTCATAACGTAGCTTCATTTGTCGCGTCTAGAGTAGGAGTAATGGCAAAACATACGAAACACGATATTTTAGGTATCGTTGAAAACATGGCATATTACGAAGAACAAGATGGCTCAAGAAACTATCTCTTCGGAAAAGGTGGCGGTGAAATGTTAGCAGAACAACTGCAAACAGAAGTAATCGCTCAAATACCGTTTGCGAAGCGTGAAGAGAATAAAGGGTCGTGTGTATATGACGAAGACTCGCTTGTTGGGGAGATTTTTACTTCTTTAGCTGAGGATCTTATTTATAACGAATAG
- a CDS encoding molybdopterin molybdotransferase MoeA, translating into MERRVPITVEEAVRKVMGFTNCGVKELVPLELAYGRTLADNLVADHDVPSFDRSPYDGFAIRAEDTSRASRENPIVFEVIGEIGAGSVFHKEVGAFQAVRIMTGAQIPKGCNAVVMLELTRHRQYENIGKSYMEVRRSFKEGDNISFQGEDARKGTVLAKRGCYINPGISALLATFGYSEVPVAKKPVIGLIATGSELLDVNEELQPGKIRNSNTYMISSQIRRAGGRVKHFGKFSDDFNTCYEAVKKALSEVDMLITTGGVSVGDYDYLPAIYEKLGASVLFNKVAMRPGSVTTVAQLNGKLLFGLSGNPSACYVGFELFVKPSIRTYMFSEKPHVKREKAMLGEDFLKPNPFTRFVRGKLKYNEGQLIAYPSGFDKSSSVSSLAESNIFIVLPGGTRGYKKGMFVDILLLEDNEGSEWPWTFRKVGRESDGTSTI; encoded by the coding sequence ATGGAAAGAAGAGTGCCGATTACAGTTGAAGAGGCTGTCCGTAAAGTAATGGGATTTACTAATTGTGGTGTAAAAGAACTAGTACCACTGGAATTAGCATACGGACGTACGTTAGCAGACAATTTAGTAGCGGATCACGATGTGCCTTCTTTCGACCGCTCACCATATGATGGATTTGCTATTAGGGCAGAAGATACGTCGCGGGCAAGTCGTGAAAATCCAATTGTATTTGAAGTAATTGGTGAAATTGGAGCAGGTTCCGTATTCCATAAAGAAGTCGGAGCGTTTCAAGCAGTTCGAATTATGACAGGGGCACAAATTCCGAAAGGATGTAACGCGGTCGTCATGCTAGAACTGACTCGTCATCGTCAATATGAGAATATCGGAAAAAGCTATATGGAAGTGAGGCGCTCATTTAAAGAAGGGGACAACATATCCTTTCAAGGTGAAGATGCACGTAAAGGAACCGTTCTCGCAAAAAGAGGTTGTTACATTAATCCAGGTATTTCAGCTCTTCTTGCTACATTTGGTTATAGTGAAGTGCCAGTAGCGAAAAAGCCAGTCATTGGACTAATAGCGACTGGGAGTGAGCTTCTCGATGTCAATGAAGAACTACAACCTGGGAAAATTCGAAATAGTAATACGTATATGATATCTTCTCAAATTCGAAGAGCTGGTGGAAGAGTAAAACACTTTGGGAAGTTTAGTGACGATTTTAATACGTGCTACGAAGCAGTGAAAAAAGCGTTAAGTGAAGTTGATATGTTAATTACAACTGGTGGTGTTTCAGTAGGCGACTATGACTATTTGCCAGCTATATACGAAAAATTAGGCGCGTCAGTCCTTTTTAATAAAGTAGCCATGCGGCCGGGAAGTGTCACGACTGTAGCACAATTAAATGGAAAATTACTATTCGGATTATCAGGAAATCCTTCTGCTTGTTACGTAGGCTTTGAATTATTCGTGAAACCTAGCATTCGTACGTATATGTTTAGCGAAAAACCACATGTAAAACGAGAAAAAGCAATGCTCGGAGAAGATTTTCTAAAACCGAACCCATTTACAAGATTTGTACGAGGTAAGCTGAAGTATAACGAAGGACAACTAATCGCTTATCCATCAGGATTTGATAAATCTAGTTCCGTTTCTTCATTAGCTGAATCAAACATTTTTATCGTACTACCAGGCGGAACGAGAGGATATAAGAAAGGGATGTTTGTAGACATTCTCTTATTAGAAGATAACGAAGGTAGTGAATGGCCTTGGACATTCCGTAAAGTAGGGAGAGAGTCTGATGGGACAAGCACCATTTGA
- a CDS encoding formate/nitrite transporter family protein produces MAFHKPEQIAALVIESGVQKVRQPLSAMLILGFLGGAFISLGFLLNIRVLGNVPEQWGSLVNFIGGAVFPIGLMLVVLAGGELITGNMMSMSMALYARKISLKHVLNNWAWITLTNFVGALFVAYCFGHLGGLTEGAYLNKTIAIAQDKLHESFGRTLILAIGCNWLVCLAIWLAYGTNDLIGKIVGIWIPIMAFVVIGFQQVVANMFVISAVIFAGHLTWMDLAKNFVPVFIGNVIGGAGFVGFAYFSCYQKQSATEEDVLKK; encoded by the coding sequence ATGGCATTTCATAAACCGGAACAAATTGCTGCGCTTGTGATTGAATCCGGTGTTCAAAAGGTAAGGCAACCGCTATCCGCGATGCTTATCCTTGGTTTTTTAGGAGGAGCATTCATTTCGTTAGGATTTTTACTTAATATTCGTGTGCTAGGTAATGTACCGGAGCAATGGGGGAGTTTAGTCAATTTTATAGGAGGAGCGGTTTTTCCTATCGGACTGATGCTCGTTGTGTTAGCGGGAGGAGAATTAATTACGGGAAATATGATGTCGATGTCCATGGCACTTTATGCACGTAAAATCTCATTGAAACATGTGTTAAACAATTGGGCTTGGATTACTTTAACTAATTTCGTAGGTGCGCTTTTCGTCGCGTATTGTTTCGGGCATCTTGGCGGGCTTACAGAGGGAGCGTATTTAAATAAGACGATAGCGATAGCTCAAGATAAGTTACATGAATCTTTCGGAAGAACGTTAATTTTAGCAATTGGTTGTAACTGGCTCGTTTGCCTAGCAATTTGGTTAGCATACGGAACGAACGATTTAATTGGGAAGATTGTTGGAATTTGGATTCCAATTATGGCGTTTGTCGTAATTGGATTTCAGCAAGTAGTAGCAAATATGTTTGTCATTTCAGCAGTTATTTTTGCGGGGCACCTTACGTGGATGGATCTTGCTAAAAACTTTGTTCCTGTCTTTATCGGAAATGTAATTGGCGGAGCTGGATTTGTTGGATTCGCTTATTTTTCTTGTTACCAGAAACAAAGTGCTACCGAAGAAGATGTATTGAAAAAATAA
- the moaD gene encoding molybdopterin converting factor subunit 1, with protein MITILLFANLREEVGSERLAIIEKREMNVHQLKKWLKDHYQLQTLDKVMVAINEEFVTDEGIVKPGDIVAFIPPVSGG; from the coding sequence ATGATTACAATTTTACTGTTCGCAAATTTACGAGAAGAAGTCGGTTCAGAGAGATTAGCAATAATAGAAAAACGAGAGATGAATGTTCATCAATTGAAAAAATGGCTGAAAGATCACTATCAATTACAGACGCTAGATAAAGTTATGGTGGCGATTAATGAAGAATTTGTAACGGACGAAGGTATTGTAAAACCCGGAGATATCGTCGCGTTTATCCCGCCTGTAAGTGGGGGTTAA
- a CDS encoding molybdenum cofactor biosynthesis protein MoaE: MGQAPFEIVDSPIVVEEVTNKVARREAGAITTFIGTVRELTKGKRTLHLEYEAYKPMAVKKLTEIGEEIKKQWPDAKIAITHRVGRLEIMDIAVVIAVSSPHRKVAYEANEYAIERIKRIVPIWKKEFWEDGTEWIGDQLENTPYPEGKPKKEE, encoded by the coding sequence ATGGGACAAGCACCATTTGAAATTGTAGATAGTCCGATTGTAGTTGAAGAAGTAACGAATAAAGTAGCAAGAAGAGAAGCAGGAGCCATTACAACTTTTATTGGAACGGTTAGAGAATTAACGAAAGGAAAACGAACGTTACATCTTGAGTATGAAGCATATAAACCGATGGCAGTAAAAAAGCTTACTGAAATTGGAGAAGAAATTAAGAAACAGTGGCCGGATGCAAAAATAGCAATCACACACCGAGTAGGACGATTAGAAATAATGGATATTGCCGTTGTTATTGCAGTATCGTCTCCGCATCGTAAAGTGGCGTATGAAGCGAATGAATACGCAATTGAACGTATAAAGAGAATCGTCCCAATTTGGAAAAAAGAATTTTGGGAAGATGGAACGGAGTGGATTGGAGATCAACTCGAAAATACTCCATATCCAGAAGGAAAACCAAAGAAAGAAGAATGA
- a CDS encoding molybdopterin-synthase adenylyltransferase MoeB, with protein MIERYSRQQLFNPIGSEGQEKIRNKHVLIVGTGALGSASAESFVRAGIGKLTIIDRDYVEWSNLQRQQLYAEQDAIEKLPKVIAAQNRLKQINSDVQIQALVMDARVDNMEALLDGVDVIIDATDNFDIRFVINDLAQKYNIPWIYGSCVGSYGMSYTIIPKKTPCLHCVLKSVPVTGATCDTVGIISPAVQIVAAYQVAEAFKILVGDYEAIRKTFLMFDIWSNQHHSIKLGKIKMENCPSCGTNRTYPYLSYENQTKTAVLCGRNTVQIRPAHNSHYNFDELEKVLKNHGKVDRNPYLLSCQLEDYRIVIFQDGRVFIHGTNEIQKAKQLYYRLLG; from the coding sequence ATGATAGAGCGATATTCACGTCAACAGCTGTTCAACCCTATTGGGAGTGAAGGACAAGAAAAAATTAGAAATAAGCATGTGTTGATAGTCGGGACAGGTGCATTAGGAAGTGCAAGTGCTGAAAGCTTCGTACGCGCAGGTATCGGAAAATTAACGATTATTGATCGTGATTACGTAGAATGGAGTAATTTACAGCGGCAACAACTTTATGCTGAACAAGATGCGATAGAAAAGTTACCAAAAGTAATAGCGGCACAGAATCGTCTCAAACAAATTAATTCAGACGTGCAAATTCAAGCTCTTGTAATGGATGCAAGAGTAGATAATATGGAAGCTTTATTGGACGGTGTCGATGTCATTATTGATGCAACAGATAATTTTGATATTCGCTTTGTAATCAATGACTTAGCACAAAAATATAATATTCCTTGGATTTACGGTTCTTGTGTCGGATCGTATGGCATGAGCTATACAATTATTCCAAAGAAAACGCCGTGCTTACATTGTGTGTTGAAAAGTGTTCCTGTTACAGGAGCGACGTGTGACACAGTTGGAATTATTAGTCCTGCCGTTCAAATCGTCGCAGCGTATCAAGTGGCGGAAGCTTTCAAAATTTTAGTAGGAGATTACGAAGCAATTAGAAAAACTTTTTTAATGTTCGATATATGGAGTAATCAACATCACTCAATCAAACTAGGAAAAATAAAAATGGAAAACTGTCCTTCGTGCGGAACAAATAGAACTTATCCTTATTTATCTTACGAAAACCAAACGAAGACAGCTGTGTTATGCGGAAGAAATACAGTTCAAATTAGACCAGCGCATAATAGTCATTACAACTTTGATGAGTTAGAAAAAGTATTAAAAAACCACGGGAAAGTAGATCGGAATCCGTATTTGCTCTCTTGCCAATTAGAAGATTATCGCATCGTCATTTTTCAAGATGGGCGTGTATTTATTCATGGAACGAATGAAATTCAAAAAGCGAAACAACTATACTATCGGTTATTAGGCTAA